A DNA window from Dama dama isolate Ldn47 chromosome 19, ASM3311817v1, whole genome shotgun sequence contains the following coding sequences:
- the AMOTL2 gene encoding angiomotin-like protein 2 isoform X2, with the protein MRTLEDSSGTVLHRLIQEQLRYGNLTETRTLLAIQQQALRGGAGAGGTGSPQAPLEIMAPEDSQVLQQATRQEPQGQEHQGTETHLAENGLYRLCPQPGKGEELPTYEEAKAHSQYYASQQAGPWPHVGDREPRGPPGGSRRQDEALRELRHGHVRSLSERLMQLSLERNGARTPSHMSASHSFPQLARNQQGPPARGAPTAEGPEPRGPPPQYPHVMLAHETTSAVTDPRYRARGSPHFQHAEVRILQAQVPPVFLPQQQQQYQYLQQPQERHPPPHLAALSPPGVEGPASTQASLATSGSTHLAQMETLLRENARLQRDNERLQRELESTAEKAGRIEKLESEIQRLSEAHESLTRASSKREALEKTMRNKMDSEMRRLQDFNRDLRERLESANRRLASKTQEAQAGSQDMVAKLLAQSYEQQQEQEKLEREMALLRGAIEDQRRRAELLEQALSNAQGRAARAEEELRKKQAYVEKVERLQQALGQLQAACEKREQLELRLRTRLEQELKALRAQQRQAGSPGGGGGSAGTPELSALRLSEQLREKEEQVLALEADMTKWEQKYLEERAMRQFAMDAAATAAAQRDTTLIRHSPQPSPSSSFNEGLLTGGHRHQEMESRLKVLHAQILEKDAVIKVLQQRSRKDPGKVTPGSLRPAKSVPSIFVAEAAGTQGWQGHSSSERQVDASAQLAADRAPLEEPVTVAPLAAHAKHGSRDGSTQTDGPPDSLEPDSLLGCSSGQRTASLDSVATSRVQDFSDMVEILI; encoded by the exons ATGAGGACGCTGGAAGACTCCTCAGGTACGGTCCTGCACCGCCTCATCCAGGAACAACTGCGCTATGGCAACCTGACTGAGACCCGCACACTGCTGGCCATCCAGCAACAGGCCCTGCGCGGtggggccggggctgggggcACAGGAAGCCCCCAGGCCCCCCTGGAGATCATGGCACCAGAGGACAGTCAGGTGCTGCAGCAGGCCACGAGGCAGGAACCCCAGGGCCAGGAGCACCAGGGCACCGAGACCCACCTGGCAGAGAACGGCCTCTATCGCCTGTGCCCACAGCCTGGCAAGGGCGAGGAGCTGCCCACCTATGAGGAGGCCAAAGCCCACTCGCAGTACTATGCCTCCCAGCAGGCGGGGCCCTGGCCACACGTGGGGGACCGGGAGCCCCGTGGGCCCCCGGGAGGCAGCCGGAGGCAGGATGAGGCCCTGCGCGAGCTGAGGCACGGGCACGTGCGCTCCCTGAGCGAGCGACTCATGCAGCTGTCCCTGGAGAGGAACGGGGCCCGCACCCCCAGCCACATGAGCGCCTCTCACAGCTTCCCCCAGCTGGCCCGCAACCAGCAGGGCCCCCCAGCCAGGGGCGCCCCCACTGCCGAGGGCCCGGAGCCGCGAGGACCTCCACCTCAGTACCCACACGTCATGCTAGCTCACGAGACCACCTCTGCCGTCACTGACCCCCGGTACCGTGCCCGTGGCAGTCCACACTTCCAGCACGCGGAAGTCAG GATCCTGCAGGCCCAGGTGCCCCCTGTGTTCCtcccgcagcagcagcagcagtaccaaTACTTGCAGCAGCCTCAGGAGCgccacccacccccacacctgGCCGCCCTCAGCCCTCCTGGGGTGGAGGGCCCGGCAAGCACCCAGGCCTCTTTGGCCACCTCGGGCAGCACCCACCTGGCCCAGATGGAGACCCTGCTGAGGGAGAACGCCAGGCTGCAGAGGGACAATGAGAGATTGCAGAGGGAGCTGGAGAGCACAGCGGAGAAGGCTGGCCGCATCGAGAAG CTGGAGAGCGAAATCCAGCGGCTCTCCGAGGCCCACGAGAGCCTGACGAGGGCCTCTTCCAAGCGAGAGGCCCTGGAGAAGACCATGCGGAACAAGATGGACAGTGAGATGAGGAGGCTGCAGGACTTCAACCGGGATCTTAGAG AAAGATTAGAATCTGCAAACCGCCGCCTGGCAAGCAAGACGCAGGAGGCCCAGGCAGGCAGCCAGGACATGGTGGCCAAGCTGCTGGCTCAGA GCTacgagcagcagcaggagcaggagaAGCTAGAGCGGGAGATGGCGCTGCTGCGCGGAGCCATCGAGGACCAGCGGCGGCGGGCCGAGCTGCTGGAGCAGGCCCTGAGCAATGCCCAGGGCCGTGCGGCAAGAGCTGAGGAGGAGCTGCGGAAGAAGCAGGCCTACGTGGAGAAGGTGGAACGGCTACAACAGGCCCTGGGGCAGCTGCAGGCTGCCTGCGAGAAGCGAGAGCAGCTGGAGCTACGTCTGCGGACGCGCTTGGAGCAGGAACTCAAGGCCCTTCGTGCACAGCAG AGACAGGCAGGCAGCCCCGGAGGTGGCGGTGGCAGTGCTGGGACCCCGGAGCTCAGTGCGCTGCGGCTCTCGGAGCAGTTGCGGGAGAAGGAGGAGCAGGTGCTGGCGCTGGAAGCTGACATGACCAAGTGGGAACAGAAGTACTTGGAGGAACGTGCCATGAGGCAGTTCGCCATGGATGCGGCCGCCACGGCCGCCGCCCAGCGCGACACCACTCTCATCCGGCACTCGCCCCAGCCGTCACCCAGCAGCAGCTTCAATGAGGGCCTGCTCACCGGCGGCCACAGGCATCAGGAGATGGAAAGCAG GTTAAAGGTGCTCCACGCTCAGATCCTGGAGAAGGATGCAGTGATCAAGGTCCTTCAGCAGCGCTCCAGGAAAGACCCTGGCAAGGTCACCCCAGGCTCCCTGAGGCCTGCCAAGTCGGTGCCATCTATCTTCGTGGCTGAAGCAGCGGGGACCCAGGGCTGGCAAGGACACTCCTCCAGCGAGCGGCAGGTGGATGCCTCTGCCCAACTGGCTGCAG ACAGGGCCCCGCTGGAGGAGCCTGTGACTGTGGCTCCCCTCGCTGCCCACGCCAAACATGGGAGCAGGGATGGGAGCACCCAGACTGATGGCCCCCCGGACAGCCTGGAGCCTGACAGCCTTTTGGGGTGCAGCAGTGGCCAGAGAACAGCCTCACTGG
- the AMOTL2 gene encoding angiomotin-like protein 2 isoform X1, which translates to MRTLEDSSGTVLHRLIQEQLRYGNLTETRTLLAIQQQALRGGAGAGGTGSPQAPLEIMAPEDSQVLQQATRQEPQGQEHQGTETHLAENGLYRLCPQPGKGEELPTYEEAKAHSQYYASQQAGPWPHVGDREPRGPPGGSRRQDEALRELRHGHVRSLSERLMQLSLERNGARTPSHMSASHSFPQLARNQQGPPARGAPTAEGPEPRGPPPQYPHVMLAHETTSAVTDPRYRARGSPHFQHAEVRILQAQVPPVFLPQQQQQYQYLQQPQERHPPPHLAALSPPGVEGPASTQASLATSGSTHLAQMETLLRENARLQRDNERLQRELESTAEKAGRIEKLESEIQRLSEAHESLTRASSKREALEKTMRNKMDSEMRRLQDFNRDLRERLESANRRLASKTQEAQAGSQDMVAKLLAQSYEQQQEQEKLEREMALLRGAIEDQRRRAELLEQALSNAQGRAARAEEELRKKQAYVEKVERLQQALGQLQAACEKREQLELRLRTRLEQELKALRAQQRQAGSPGGGGGSAGTPELSALRLSEQLREKEEQVLALEADMTKWEQKYLEERAMRQFAMDAAATAAAQRDTTLIRHSPQPSPSSSFNEGLLTGGHRHQEMESRLKVLHAQILEKDAVIKVLQQRSRKDPGKVTPGSLRPAKSVPSIFVAEAAGTQGWQGHSSSERQVDASAQLAAADRAPLEEPVTVAPLAAHAKHGSRDGSTQTDGPPDSLEPDSLLGCSSGQRTASLDSVATSRVQDFSDMVEILI; encoded by the exons ATGAGGACGCTGGAAGACTCCTCAGGTACGGTCCTGCACCGCCTCATCCAGGAACAACTGCGCTATGGCAACCTGACTGAGACCCGCACACTGCTGGCCATCCAGCAACAGGCCCTGCGCGGtggggccggggctgggggcACAGGAAGCCCCCAGGCCCCCCTGGAGATCATGGCACCAGAGGACAGTCAGGTGCTGCAGCAGGCCACGAGGCAGGAACCCCAGGGCCAGGAGCACCAGGGCACCGAGACCCACCTGGCAGAGAACGGCCTCTATCGCCTGTGCCCACAGCCTGGCAAGGGCGAGGAGCTGCCCACCTATGAGGAGGCCAAAGCCCACTCGCAGTACTATGCCTCCCAGCAGGCGGGGCCCTGGCCACACGTGGGGGACCGGGAGCCCCGTGGGCCCCCGGGAGGCAGCCGGAGGCAGGATGAGGCCCTGCGCGAGCTGAGGCACGGGCACGTGCGCTCCCTGAGCGAGCGACTCATGCAGCTGTCCCTGGAGAGGAACGGGGCCCGCACCCCCAGCCACATGAGCGCCTCTCACAGCTTCCCCCAGCTGGCCCGCAACCAGCAGGGCCCCCCAGCCAGGGGCGCCCCCACTGCCGAGGGCCCGGAGCCGCGAGGACCTCCACCTCAGTACCCACACGTCATGCTAGCTCACGAGACCACCTCTGCCGTCACTGACCCCCGGTACCGTGCCCGTGGCAGTCCACACTTCCAGCACGCGGAAGTCAG GATCCTGCAGGCCCAGGTGCCCCCTGTGTTCCtcccgcagcagcagcagcagtaccaaTACTTGCAGCAGCCTCAGGAGCgccacccacccccacacctgGCCGCCCTCAGCCCTCCTGGGGTGGAGGGCCCGGCAAGCACCCAGGCCTCTTTGGCCACCTCGGGCAGCACCCACCTGGCCCAGATGGAGACCCTGCTGAGGGAGAACGCCAGGCTGCAGAGGGACAATGAGAGATTGCAGAGGGAGCTGGAGAGCACAGCGGAGAAGGCTGGCCGCATCGAGAAG CTGGAGAGCGAAATCCAGCGGCTCTCCGAGGCCCACGAGAGCCTGACGAGGGCCTCTTCCAAGCGAGAGGCCCTGGAGAAGACCATGCGGAACAAGATGGACAGTGAGATGAGGAGGCTGCAGGACTTCAACCGGGATCTTAGAG AAAGATTAGAATCTGCAAACCGCCGCCTGGCAAGCAAGACGCAGGAGGCCCAGGCAGGCAGCCAGGACATGGTGGCCAAGCTGCTGGCTCAGA GCTacgagcagcagcaggagcaggagaAGCTAGAGCGGGAGATGGCGCTGCTGCGCGGAGCCATCGAGGACCAGCGGCGGCGGGCCGAGCTGCTGGAGCAGGCCCTGAGCAATGCCCAGGGCCGTGCGGCAAGAGCTGAGGAGGAGCTGCGGAAGAAGCAGGCCTACGTGGAGAAGGTGGAACGGCTACAACAGGCCCTGGGGCAGCTGCAGGCTGCCTGCGAGAAGCGAGAGCAGCTGGAGCTACGTCTGCGGACGCGCTTGGAGCAGGAACTCAAGGCCCTTCGTGCACAGCAG AGACAGGCAGGCAGCCCCGGAGGTGGCGGTGGCAGTGCTGGGACCCCGGAGCTCAGTGCGCTGCGGCTCTCGGAGCAGTTGCGGGAGAAGGAGGAGCAGGTGCTGGCGCTGGAAGCTGACATGACCAAGTGGGAACAGAAGTACTTGGAGGAACGTGCCATGAGGCAGTTCGCCATGGATGCGGCCGCCACGGCCGCCGCCCAGCGCGACACCACTCTCATCCGGCACTCGCCCCAGCCGTCACCCAGCAGCAGCTTCAATGAGGGCCTGCTCACCGGCGGCCACAGGCATCAGGAGATGGAAAGCAG GTTAAAGGTGCTCCACGCTCAGATCCTGGAGAAGGATGCAGTGATCAAGGTCCTTCAGCAGCGCTCCAGGAAAGACCCTGGCAAGGTCACCCCAGGCTCCCTGAGGCCTGCCAAGTCGGTGCCATCTATCTTCGTGGCTGAAGCAGCGGGGACCCAGGGCTGGCAAGGACACTCCTCCAGCGAGCGGCAGGTGGATGCCTCTGCCCAACTGGCTGCAG CAGACAGGGCCCCGCTGGAGGAGCCTGTGACTGTGGCTCCCCTCGCTGCCCACGCCAAACATGGGAGCAGGGATGGGAGCACCCAGACTGATGGCCCCCCGGACAGCCTGGAGCCTGACAGCCTTTTGGGGTGCAGCAGTGGCCAGAGAACAGCCTCACTGG